A part of Rattus rattus isolate New Zealand chromosome 4, Rrattus_CSIRO_v1, whole genome shotgun sequence genomic DNA contains:
- the Ropn1 gene encoding ropporin-1A: MPQTDKQVCIPPELPELLKQFTKAAIRTQPPDLIQWAAEYFGAMSRGEIPPVRERSEQVPLSNWAELTPELLKVLHSRVGGRLIIHADELAQMWKVLNLPTDLFNSVMNVGRFTEEIEWLKFLALACSSLGVTIAKTLKIVCEVLSSDHDGGPPRIPFSTFQFLYTYIAEVDGEISSSHVTRMLNYIEQEVIGPDGLIKVNDFTQNPRVRLE; the protein is encoded by the exons ATGCCTCAGACAGACAAACAAGTATGCATCCCACCGGAGCTGCCGGAGCTGCTGAAGCAGTTTACCAAAGCTGCCATTCGAACCCAGCCTCCCGATCTCATTCAATGGGCGGCCGA GTATTTCGGGGCCATGTCCCGTGGAGAGATCCCTCCAGTGAGAGAGAGATCTGAGCAAGTCCCTCTGTCCAACTGGGCTGAGCTGACACCTGAGCTGTTGAAGGTCCTGCACTCCCGG GTTGGTGGCAGACTGATCATCCACGCAGATGAGCTGGCACAGATGTGGAAGGTGTTGAATCTGCCCACAGACCTGTTTAACAGTGTGATGAACGTGGGGCGCTTCACAGAGGAGATCGAGTGGCTGAAGTTTTTAGCCCTTGCTTGTAGCTCTCTTGGAGTT ACCATTGCCAAAACTCTCAAGATAGTGTGTGAAGTTTTATCCAGTGACCATGATGGAGGACCACCCCGGATCCCTTTCAGCACCTTCCAGTTTCTGTACACGTATATCGCTGAAGTGGATGGGGAAATCTCTTCATCCCACGTTACCAGGATGTTAAACTACATTGAACAGGAAGT AATTGGTCCTGATGGCTTAATCAAGGTGAATGACTTTACTCAAAATCCAAGGGTTCGGCTGGAATAA